Proteins encoded together in one uncultured Desulfosarcina sp. window:
- a CDS encoding response regulator, with translation MKQFDILIVDDERRYADMLARRLKLRGMVCKVCYDGRTAIDCIKQDFYPMVILDLRLPDLYGTEVLKRMKTCRPEIEVIILTGHGTEMDREQCMAVGAHAFMNKPLDIDRLLAIMDRLEEQAP, from the coding sequence ATGAAACAATTTGATATATTGATTGTCGACGATGAGCGCCGTTATGCGGACATGCTGGCCAGAAGGCTTAAATTGCGCGGAATGGTATGCAAGGTCTGTTACGACGGCCGGACGGCCATCGATTGCATCAAACAGGATTTTTACCCGATGGTCATTTTGGATCTCCGCCTTCCCGATTTGTACGGAACTGAGGTGCTGAAACGCATGAAAACATGCCGCCCGGAGATCGAAGTCATCATTTTGACCGGCCACGGCACCGAAATGGACCGGGAACAGTGCATGGCGGTGGGCGCCCATGCATTCATGAACAAACCGCTGGACATCGACCGGCTGTTGGCCATCATGGACCGGCTTGAGGAGCAAGCGCCATGA